A region from the Deltaproteobacteria bacterium genome encodes:
- a CDS encoding caspase family protein: MRRHPHTPLLAACLLLFACASAQTEKGDMVALKVKPEALDAAHAGKRLALVVGIDTFDDAGWRGLRFASKDATDLARVLADPARGGFDVAVRTTPEESRREALLGSIRELATRNTSPDDVVLVYFSTHGTLARDASGSLKRYVVASDTRIGDVKSTGLEMDDVERELEKLPSRRKVLVLAMCHSGAGKSLLPPDVEKELEGTKADFFPRPLEEQSRASIVLAACDWGETAREDEALGNDIYTHFLVEALERPADRNGDGAVTATEAHDYARRRTYAFTHGEQKPSARILEVGADPVVLEGKIDRLGQPELFGYEASLDGLSLRVDGDEAMALPGGQSLAAGSHRVQILKGDGAPVLDTNMNLGLGERVDVGDLLARHGNSPFLLGAAVGYQGFLDADASRTVAGPTPALQLSLAWDGAIARRVGLRFDGAVAAGTRTLQTAAMEQAGQSVPFHYLGLQLGTSATYGARIGPVHLDAGPRIGAVYLQRRFDLATFQTTQSYFVVSPGLTGGLSLPVSERLELFVRADVSAEVIAVDAQSRILGQGALWAGLGWRP; the protein is encoded by the coding sequence ATGCGGCGCCACCCGCATACGCCGCTCCTTGCGGCCTGCTTGCTGCTCTTCGCGTGCGCTTCGGCGCAGACGGAGAAGGGCGACATGGTCGCGCTCAAGGTAAAGCCGGAGGCGCTCGACGCCGCCCATGCCGGAAAGCGCCTCGCGCTCGTGGTGGGCATCGACACCTTCGACGACGCGGGTTGGCGCGGGCTGCGCTTCGCCAGCAAGGACGCGACCGATCTCGCGCGGGTGCTCGCGGACCCGGCGCGCGGCGGCTTCGACGTCGCGGTGCGCACCACGCCCGAGGAGAGCCGCCGCGAGGCGCTGCTCGGTTCGATTCGCGAGCTCGCGACGCGCAACACCTCGCCCGACGACGTGGTGCTCGTCTACTTCTCCACCCACGGCACGCTCGCGCGCGACGCGTCCGGTTCGCTCAAGCGCTACGTGGTCGCCTCCGACACGCGCATCGGCGACGTGAAGTCCACGGGCCTGGAGATGGACGACGTCGAGCGCGAGCTGGAGAAGCTCCCTTCGCGGCGAAAAGTCCTGGTGCTCGCCATGTGCCACTCGGGCGCAGGCAAGTCGCTGCTTCCGCCGGACGTGGAGAAGGAGCTCGAGGGCACCAAGGCCGACTTCTTCCCGCGGCCGCTCGAGGAGCAGAGCCGCGCGTCGATCGTGCTGGCCGCGTGCGACTGGGGCGAGACCGCGCGCGAGGACGAGGCGCTCGGAAACGACATCTACACCCACTTCCTCGTCGAGGCGCTCGAGCGTCCGGCGGATCGCAATGGCGACGGCGCCGTGACCGCCACCGAAGCGCATGACTACGCGCGGCGCCGCACCTATGCCTTCACGCACGGGGAACAGAAGCCGAGCGCGCGCATCCTCGAGGTCGGCGCGGATCCGGTGGTGCTCGAGGGCAAGATCGATCGCCTCGGGCAACCTGAGCTTTTTGGTTATGAAGCGTCGCTCGATGGGCTCTCGCTGCGCGTCGACGGCGACGAGGCGATGGCGCTCCCGGGCGGGCAGTCGCTCGCGGCGGGCAGCCACCGCGTGCAGATCCTCAAGGGCGATGGCGCGCCGGTGCTCGACACCAACATGAACCTCGGGCTCGGCGAGCGCGTGGACGTCGGCGATCTGCTCGCGCGCCACGGCAACTCGCCGTTCCTGCTCGGCGCCGCGGTCGGCTACCAGGGCTTCCTCGACGCCGACGCCAGTCGCACGGTCGCCGGTCCCACGCCCGCCCTGCAGCTCTCGCTCGCGTGGGACGGCGCCATCGCCAGGCGCGTGGGCCTGCGCTTCGACGGCGCCGTGGCCGCGGGCACGCGGACGCTGCAGACGGCCGCCATGGAGCAGGCCGGGCAGAGCGTTCCCTTCCACTACCTCGGGCTGCAGCTGGGCACGTCGGCGACGTACGGCGCGCGCATTGGACCGGTGCACCTCGACGCCGGGCCGCGCATCGGCGCCGTGTACCTGCAGCGCCGCTTTGACCTCGCGACGTTCCAGACCACGCAGAGCTACTTCGTGGTCAGCCCCGGCTTGACGGGTGGGCTCTCCCTGCCCGTGTCGGAGCGGCTCGAGCTCTTCGTGCGTGCGGACGTGTCGGCGGAGGTCATCGCCGTCGATGCGCAGTCGCGGATCCTGGGCCAGGGCGCGCTCTGGGCTGGGCTGGGGTGGCGGCCATGA